A genome region from Pseudomonadota bacterium includes the following:
- a CDS encoding HlyC/CorC family transporter: MELVLLLVVSFALIFANGFFVAAEFALISAPKPRLEQLAQEGNRVAALALATASTVSRQEHFVATSQLGLSLASLFLGMYAEHGLVGYFAERLPMVHPHVVASVIVLAFLTFWHIVLGELVPKSIGLLRAEPVILMLIRPMLVLGRIFAPLVWVLSRIGQGVLRLLRLPASHDVSFVYSSEELRLIMEESHEKGMLEGEEHELMQNVIDFGERAVRQVMVGRTRIVGVPVDATVDEALKLVVAEGYTRYPVYERDMDHIVGMVHVKDLIRSRRRFPGDRPVRQIKRDLPFVPETMLTDEVFEKMRDERVQMVVVFEENGGTAGLVTMEDLVEEVFGEVRDEFDAEEVEPITTLPDGSLRVQGDVPLEDVADAFDRDDCEWEGIDRVTGLVVDELGRPPRVGDVVENQNLRIVVESVLDKTVGMARVYNLAPQFSEEDELDLGT, from the coding sequence GTGGAGCTCGTTCTGCTGCTCGTGGTCTCGTTTGCCCTCATCTTTGCGAACGGCTTCTTCGTGGCCGCTGAGTTCGCCCTCATCTCCGCCCCCAAGCCGCGCCTCGAGCAGCTCGCCCAGGAGGGGAACCGGGTGGCGGCCCTGGCTCTTGCGACCGCCAGCACGGTGAGCCGCCAGGAGCACTTCGTGGCCACCTCGCAGCTCGGGCTGTCGCTGGCCAGCCTGTTCCTGGGCATGTACGCCGAGCACGGCCTGGTGGGGTATTTCGCGGAGCGCCTTCCCATGGTGCATCCTCACGTGGTGGCGTCGGTCATCGTGCTCGCGTTTCTCACCTTCTGGCACATCGTGCTCGGCGAGCTGGTGCCCAAGAGCATCGGCCTGCTCCGCGCCGAGCCCGTGATTCTCATGCTCATCCGCCCCATGCTGGTGCTCGGACGCATCTTCGCGCCGCTGGTGTGGGTGCTGAGCCGCATCGGGCAGGGGGTGCTGCGCCTGCTCCGCCTGCCCGCCTCGCATGACGTCTCGTTCGTCTACTCGTCGGAGGAGCTCCGCCTCATCATGGAGGAGAGCCACGAGAAGGGCATGCTCGAGGGCGAGGAGCACGAGCTCATGCAGAACGTCATCGACTTCGGCGAGCGGGCGGTGCGCCAGGTGATGGTGGGGCGAACCCGCATCGTGGGCGTGCCGGTCGACGCCACGGTCGATGAGGCCCTCAAGCTCGTGGTGGCCGAGGGCTACACCCGCTACCCGGTGTACGAGCGCGACATGGACCACATCGTCGGCATGGTGCACGTGAAGGATCTCATCCGCAGCCGGCGGCGCTTCCCGGGCGATCGTCCCGTGCGCCAGATCAAGCGCGACCTGCCGTTCGTGCCCGAGACCATGCTCACCGACGAGGTGTTCGAGAAGATGCGCGACGAGCGGGTGCAGATGGTCGTGGTCTTCGAGGAGAATGGCGGCACCGCGGGCCTTGTCACCATGGAGGACCTGGTCGAGGAGGTGTTCGGCGAGGTTCGTGACGAGTTCGATGCCGAGGAGGTCGAGCCCATCACCACGCTGCCGGACGGCAGCCTGCGCGTGCAGGGCGACGTGCCTCTCGAAGACGTGGCCGACGCCTTCGACCGTGACGACTGCGAGTGGGAGGGCATCGATCGCGTCACGGGGCTGGTGGTCGACGAGCTCGGCCGTCCACCGCGGGTGGGCGATGTGGTCGAGAACCAGAATCTTCGC